Part of the Musa acuminata AAA Group cultivar baxijiao chromosome BXJ2-7, Cavendish_Baxijiao_AAA, whole genome shotgun sequence genome is shown below.
TGATTGctccaatttttttatcatagtttTCAAATCTAGACTACACCTATTTTCTCTATTAAAAGTTGTTTTAAAGagagcttttgacatcaaaattgttaACGTAAAAGGGGGAGAAAGGGcgacaactattgctgccctataGATTTGTTGAAGGCTacttactgttgggaaatctagggtgacatcacatgtgcatcgaaagaatagaaaaaaaaatatcccATATTTCCACAGGAAAAATTAGTATCTTATCATCGTGCAAAAATTGGTGCTAAAAAACCTACGAAACCGAAAAACTTCACGTATaagaagattgtgttacctagggagatcgtatatccctgaattcttatAGATATGTGAGAGAGAataaaggaggtcaattgtcctcctctctactAGTGATCCATACTGTAGGGGCTTCGAAAACGCTTCTCAAATCATTACACAATCTTCCTCATTATGTGCACCATGTAATCAAGAAGGGGCGACCTTTCTTGCTATATATATGCCCCAAATAGGGTTTAGGGTTAATCTTCTATGCTAACTCCCTTCATACAACTAGGGAACTTCAGTAAGTTATACataagttgcttcgctcctcgatttgcattgaatTGATGGTCATTCTTGCATCCACCATTCTACAAGCTAGCCCTTCGTTGAGTCCAATCTTTATATCGGCTTCAAGTGTTCCATTATTTATTATTGTCTTAAGTTGCTTACTCATTTGATCTCGTAATACGTCCACCAACACATTACCTTATGCGAGATTATGTAATGACTCCTCACCACTCGCTCGATCCGTTGAGTTTTATGGAGTTAttattttgaggtactcctcaacatgtgcggtctgttgcacatgatttttCCTTTTGAGCATGAAAACTCATCCTTCCTGGATATTTGTTTCATTAGAGCAACTTCTCTTTGTACATCTTTACCTATAAAAGTTTCATAGACCACCATCCTCTTAGACTACTTTGTCTTGCCGAATAAACTATGGATTATTTTACCctcacaaacgcacttgctagcttATGACTCTTCACCAATACAATCCCAACTACACCCCTAAGGACTAACAACATGTTAAATTTGCTGCATACTTTAACCTCCTTCAAATGTATCCTTTTCATGCCGAAGAGaatgttttaatgctccatgacaCGAAGTTTCAATCCCCGTGGGATGACCACGAATATTTCATCGTCCGTATATAAACCCTTATATAGTTACTGAAtcattcgagttagcaattccccttttATGAGCTTTACACAACTATTTTGATTGCTGAGTAACCCATCTCATTTTgcacggtctcatcctttaccaagcgtcccACTTGTCATGAGCACTATCAAGTTTGGTTaccaacgttgagtcgtagcttgaactcagccatctcaacctttgtACACTATGTATTCTTCTAAGCTTGCTTATCCTTATGGTATCTCTCGCGCGAAGGGTTGATCATTATTTTGAATGTCAATCTTagatgtccgctcctccgagTGACCCTTTCCTTATATCTCCATGCTTATTTCTCCCAAACGATCATACGTGCTGACTGCCCTTAACATAATCCAATTAGGTTTCACATGTTTGCATATTAAGTGTTTCTATGTGTGCTTGTCcctctctgataccaaatgtcacaaatttaattagttttgcctaagttgtgcggcactttTATGTGTCCGTCCGTAAAATCAATCACTTCGAAACCTCCTATAGGTTtttaggacttacaaaagagaaaatgagttagaaAAAGTATTTCACTCAAAATCTACGATCAatcattttagcaaacactttATAGTCAATACAAATTATAATCATAGACCTCGTAAGCTTTGAACGATCACAATTAATAATTTTAGCtctgaaaaatataaattatagtcAATGCAAATCCAAAATAGTTCACTACAAACTAAAATATCCACAAATACCTACGTGACATGCCCACATGACATAATCTTCATTTACAAATCTAAACCGAGCATCAAAATAAATCAAAACAAGACTACACCAATCCTCTCCATACTGTATAAAAtatgaatataatttttattgtaaAATATGAACATAAGTATTACAATAAATATCTTTTTTCCGTCACATGAAGATGATTTTGctgaaaaaaagataaaaattaaaatatcactCAGATGACCCGCGACTTCGATAGGACCGTCCCTCATCCCGAACCGACTTCTTTTATCCgtgtctttaaaattacaaaaaaagggaagaagagcgaCAAGTTAAGCAAACTCCTGCTTGCTTTTTGTTAGTGCAAACacccttgagccgtggcctcaggGTCGACGCGGCTTGGTCCGAATCACGTGGTCGGGGGATCTCTCGGTGGCGTGTCCTGCCGCGATCGGGAGCCCTCGGGGAAGGCGCCGTCGGCTGGCGGGGGCGTCGTCTTGGCACCTGCACGAAGGTCGGGTCGGTAATTCGGCCCGacctctccgacgatcaagttagcaacgATGTGGAGAGGATTTTGGAAGAAGAGAGACAACAGTGTTCTCCTAGTCTTTTTTTGTCCCCCCTTGTTTATTTGGAACTCGGGTGTATTTATAGGTGGGCCTGGGTGTTATCTGACGTCACTGTTTGTAGGGGCAGGTGAATACTTCACGTGGCGTCTGACACGGCCattggggctgcgtgggaggccgagctgctgcagggtatggcgcgtCTCGGTCGACGTGTTCCCTAGCCTTGGCCGAGCCCAAAGGGCGAAGAGCCGGGCTCGTCGGCTGAGGGGTGGTGGCGTTGTTGTGACGGACAGGGTCCAGTcgaggcgttaatgcgcctgggtCGGCGTCCCAGGGTTTCGTTGACCGGGGCATGAGGCGTTGGTTCAGGGTGGCTGGAGTCATTCGCATCCTATCgccattattgccctcatcatattcccccccggaaagaagctatgcgtcggcagTCGTAGCGAGAGTTCGAGGCATGGCTTGTGTTTTAGAGTTGGTCGGTTGCGGAGACACGGACCCTGGGGGTGCGGAAGGGGGTGTCGTCCCGAGTGGCACAAGGCTAAGGAACCGAGAAGGGGCCAAGTGTGACTCGGGGGGGCAAAAAGTCGaaaggccgaggagcggccgagcatgtcttgggtggcgtaaagccgaagggccgaggagcggccgagcatgtcttgggtggcgtaaagccgaagggccgaggagcggccgagcatgtcttgggcggcgtaaagccgaagagccgaggagcggccgagcaagtcttgggtggcgtaaagtcgaagggccgaggagcgaccgagcatgtcttgggtggcgtaaagccgaagggccgaggagcagcCGAGcaagtcttgggtggcgtaaagccgaagggccgaggagcgaccgagcatgtcttgggtggcgtaaagccgaagggccgaggagcggccgagcaagtcttgggtggcgtaaagccgaagggccgaggagcgaccgagcatgtcttgggtggcgtaaagccgaagggtcgAGGAGCggtcgagcatgtcttgggtggcgtaaagccgaagggccgaggagcgaccGAGCACGTGCATCGGGGCTCTTAAAAGCTGTCGTGTTAATTGCTGCCTCGTGGATGGGGTTTACTTTTACTGCACGTTTCCAGGCGTTGAGGTCGAGGGGGTCCTTGGGCGGCATCGCGTCCTCCGGGTTTGCCACGTCAGGTCTTTCCTTTAATTCGGGGCCCCTTTGGGCATTCTTCGATGCGACGTAACGGGCGCGCGCTTGCGCGAGTGTGTTGCCGCCCATTCTCGGGAAGCAATGAGGCGTTGACCCTGGCGGGATATCTCCTTTAAACGTTTAGGCGCCTGTCCTCTCCTCCAAGCCTTGCTGCTGCGCTTCCACCTTCGAGCCCCGCCATTGTGTCCCCAAGCTTCTTCCCGGCCTTCCGCGCGGTTTCTATCTTCTTCTCGAGGTCAGTCGAGATGTCGTCCTCTCCTTCTTCACTTTTCTCCccgtcttcctctccctcttcctctcccgTGCTTAGGGCTGGAGGGGGCGGTCCTCCTTCGACCTTGGCCGAGTCCTTTGACGAGGAGACGGCGCGGTCGCTTGAGGCTTTGATGTGGCCGCATGACATCGACTCGACCGTGAGTGAATCTTCGCTGGAGGGACTCCGCGAACGTTATTGCGTCCCGGGCGATCATGCCCTCAGTGCACCTGAGCCAGGGCAGCGGACGTATGACCCGTTCCCGAAGGGTTTCGCTCTGTCCCTTGATGCTCTAGAGGCGGGTTTGCGTTTCCCCCTTCATCCCTTCATCGTGTCTTGTTTGTCTTTCTGGCGGGTTTCTCCGTCTCAGGTGACGCTGAACTCCTGGCGTTACCTAGTGGTATTCCTAGGGGAGTGCCATTATGCTCATATCACCCCCACCCTCAGCCTCTTTCTTTCCTGTTACCGCTTTTGCAAGGGCTCGGGGGGTTACTTCTTAACGACTCGAACTGGATTTCGCGTTGGGGGTGCCCCTTCTAataacaagggatggaaggggagaTTTTTTTATGTCAGCCGTGCACAGGATTGGGGCTTCAGGGTTCGGTGGTCTGCGAGGGTGATTGACAATACCCCCCCTTGTTTGGGCGAGGTGGATCGCCAAGCTCGGGAGAGGCTCAGAGAGATTCTCCCTAAGTCGCAGGCCATCCAGACCATGACCGAGCAGTGGTTGGTCGCGGCGGGCCTTAGCCCGGTGCCTCAGGGTATGTCAGTGACATTTGTGTCGGGCGTTCGTGCGACTGATTTTGGATGCTAACATTTTCCATTTCCtgtagagatggtgaacctcTGGTCGCTCCTGGGGGATCCGGCGTCGCAGCTTCCTTCCCCGACTCCGGAGACCGAATCCCAACTTCCACAGCCGGCTTCGGCAGCCGAATCGACACCCCCTCCCCCGGCGCCGGTTACCGAACCACGGGCGGGCACGGAGGGTGCCCCTTTGGAGGTCGGGGACGGGCGCCCTTTGAAGAAGGCGAAGACATGTGCGTCGAGGGGGCCGGGAGCGAGCTCTCACCAGGGTGGGGTCGGGCCTGGTCGGCGTGCGGCGGGGAAGGGGCCCCAGCCCGTTTCCGTGCGTGACTTGTGCCGACTCCCGGCCGGGGACGGAGAGTCGTTTCTGACGCGGCTGGTCAGCGAGATCCCGCGTGGTGAGCCCCGCGAGCCCCTGGTCGCCCGTTGGGAAGGTCATTGCCGGGGGGATAGGGTGTGGGCTGGAGGGGATCCCTCTGCGGCGTTCCTGCGAGGGGCGCTCCATCCCGACCtggctcgggatttgtacacCCTGTCCTCAGAGACGCTCCTCAGCAAGTCTGCTCAGTCGCTGGTCTGGGTAAGTATACCTTTCTCTTAGGGTTCGGCTGCTTGGTACCGATTTCCTTGACCCATTCTCTTCTTGCAGGGTCTCCAttatgcgacggccctgatggacagggtgcgagATGCCGGTCGTACTGTTGGGGGCCTCGTCAGTCGTAACACCGAGCTCTCCCACCAGATGGCGGAGATTCGGGCCAAAAACGGTCCGGAGGCCGTGGCGGCTGCCGAGGAGCGTGCCTCGGGTTTTGAGGCGGAAGTGGTCCGTCTCCAGTCGGAGCTTGAGGCCAACGACGCCTTGCAGGAAGCCAACGAGGAGCTCCAAAAAGTGATGCGGATAGAACGGACCGAGCTCCGTCTGGTGAAGGCAGAGGCAAGTGCCCTTAGCAAAAAACTGGAGGGCACGAACGCCGAGGTAAAAAGGGCCTCGGACGCGTTGGCGGAGGACACCCTGCTTCGGCCCCTGAAGGACAAGGCGCTCATCGAGGCGTACAAGAGGTCGGAGGGGTTCGAGCTCGGGCTGACGCGGACAGGGCGGGTATCCTTCGAATACGGGTATCGGGTCACCACGTCGCGCTTCCGTGCTCGGCATCCTGGTCTCGAGGTAGACGAGGACCCCTTCACCCCACACTCCGCGGACCGAGGTGTGGATATGCCCGAGGAGGTTCCCTTCGACGACCGCCTGGAGGTCCCCCGCCAGTAAGGACGGGTTTCTTGTATTTGTCGCATGCGGCTTCCTGCGCGCTAAGTTTTTGTATTTCCTCTGGGTGTCGAGTCTTGTATCTCGGCTCCTTTTTTGAAATAAAGGAAGCTTTCTACCATTCTTGTACTGTCCGGCCAAAGAGGCTTTTTGTTTGGTGGAGCAAACTTCCCTTGTTCTAAACAAAAAATTTCCTGAGGTTCCGGACGTTCCAAGTTCTCGGCAAGCGGGACCCGTCCATTGTCGTGAGCCTGTATGTGCCTGGTCGGACCACCTcggtgacccgataaggtccttcccagttgggggccagcttccccctagCCTTGGTCGGGTCGCTGACTTCGGCCCTTCGTAGAACTAAGTCGTTCATTTTGATAGGCCGGGGTCGTACCCTGCGGTTGTACACTCGGGCAgcggctcttttgtaagaaagatCCCTCAGGTGTGCGTCGGAGCGCCGCTCCTCGATCAGGTCCAAGCCGGCGCGTAGTCCCTGGACTGATGTGGTCTCGTGGTACTCTTCTACTCGAGGAGTAGGAAATACCACCTCGGGGGGTAGGACGGCCTCGGTCCCGTACGAGAGACTGTAGGGTGATTCCCCGGTGGCTGTTTTGGGGGTGGTTCGTAAGGACCACAAGATGCTGGGTAACTCCTCGACCCAGGCCGTTCGGGAAGCTGATACCCTTTTTTTGAGCCCGTCCAGGATAGATCGGTTTGTTACCTCGGTCAGTCCATTCGTCTGGGGGTAGGCTACCGAGCTGTGTTTTAACCAGATTCCATAGTTAGCGCAgaattcttgaatccttttgccGGCGAATTGGGTTCCATTGTCCGTGACGATGGTCCTGGTTAGGCCGAACCGGGTCACGATGTTTCTCCATATGAACTTCTTGATCTGCTACTCGGTGATCGTCGCCAGCGGTTCAGCTTTCGGCCATCTGGTGAAGTAGTCTATTGCGACCACAATATATCTTCTCTGCCCCGAGGCTGGGGGGAAGGGGTCGAGGAGATCCAGCCCCCATTGCGCGAACGGCCACGCGCAACTGATGGGGGAGAGCGGCACCGCCGGCAGTTGGGGGGTCCGGGCGTGCCTTTGGCACGGGCCGCACTTCTGTACGTAGGGTTTCGCATCCTGGACCATGGTGGGCCAGTAATAGCCTTGGCGGAGAATTTTGCAGGCCAGGGTTCGGCCGGCGATGTGCTCCCCGCAAATCCCTTCGTGGACCTCGGCCAAGACTGTTGCTGCCTCTTCTGGTTCGAGGCACTGCAGAAGAGGGTGGGAGAAAGACCGCTTGTACAGTCGTCCGTTCATTTCGGAGTACCATGCCTGGTTTCGGCGGATACGTCGAGCCGCGGCTTCGTCGGTGGGGAGGGTCCCGTCGCGTTTGTAGCGCAGCATGTCCCCAACCCAGGTGGCTCGGGTGTCGGCCGCGGACACACACGAGACCGGGATAGAGCGGGAGGGGAGCTCCTTGATTCTGAGGGCGGTGCCCGGGGGTCGCTTCGAGGCTAGCTTGGCCAGCTCATCGGCTCGGTCGTTCTGATTTCTTGGCACCCTGGATACCGTGAAGTGTGCGAAATAGGAGGCTAGGTTTTTTACCTCTGCTACGTATTTTGCCATGGTGGGTTCTCTGGCCTCGTATCCGCCGTTAAGCTGCTCGAACACCAATTGCGAATCGGTAAGGACTTCGATGGCGTTGACCTGCATCTCGCGGGATAGTCGGAGCCCCGCCAGGAGTGCTTCGTACTCTGCTTCGTTGTTGGTAGCacggaacccgaagcggagggaacgctcgaacgtcAGCCCATCGGGGGCGGATAGCACGAGTCCTGCGCCGGCCCCCGTTGATCTGGACGAGCCGTCTACCTGTAGGACCCATGTTCCGCCTAGTTCATTGGGAGGCTGCCCTTCAGCGTGGACGAGCTCAGCGATGAAGTCGGCTAGCACCTGCGCTTTAATGGCGGTCCTGGGTGCGTAGCGGATGTCGAACTCCCTGAGCTCGACCGACCATTTGAGGAGTCAACCTGCTATATCGAACTTTGACAATACTTGACTGaggggttggtcggtgattaccttgatcggatgagcttggaagtaggggcgtaaCTTTCTGGCCGCCAACACGAGCGCGAGGGCGAGCTTCTCGATTGGGGGGTATCGCTCCTCGGGCTCGTTCAGGACATGGCTGGTGTAGTAGACGGGGAGCTGTTCGCCAGCTTCCCTGATAAGGACGGAGCTAACCGCATGTTGAGAGGCTGCCAAGTAGATGCTGAGTTCCTCCCCGACGGTGACTGTCATGAGGCGGGGAAGGTTGGCTAGGTGTAGCTAGACTTGTCGGAAGGCTTTCTCACACTGGGGCGTCCATTGGAAATTCTTTGGGCTTCTTACTGCACGAAAGAAggcgaggcagcgatcgcccgaccgGGACAGGAATCGGGATAGGGCTGCTAGCCGTCCATTCAGTCGCTGTAGGTCTTTAAGCGTTCAGGGAGCCTGCATGTCGAGGATTGCCTGGACCTTTTCTGGGTTGACGTCGATTCCCctttcgtgtatgatgaatccAAGGAACTTTCCTGACCtgacgccgaaggcgcactttGCGGGGTTGAGTCGTAGACCATAGTTTCGGAGGGTGGTGAATGTTTCTGCCAAGTCTGTTAAGTGATCTCCTGAGACGcggcttttcacaatcatgtcgtccacgtataCCTCTATGTTTCGCCCTATCTGTTGGGCGAATATCTTGTTGATGGTCCTTTGGTAAGTTGCGCCTGCGTTCTTCAGCCCGAACGGCATTACTTTGTAAAAATATGCTCCTAGGCTAGTGATGAAGGCCGTGTGTTTCTGGTCCTCGGGTGCCATTCGGATCTGATTATATCCGGAGAAGGCGTCCAAGAATGAGAGGCGGGTGTGCCCCGCGGTTGCGTTCACGAGCTGATCGATTctcgggagggggtagcaatctttagGGCACGCCCGATTGAggctggtgtagtcaacacacattcgCCAGCTCCCATTATGCTTTTTTACCagaactacattggacagccattgcGGGTACTTGACCTCCTCTATAAAGCCAGCGGCGAGGAGCCGTTTCACCTCTTCGCGGATGGCTCGCTGCCTTTCCGGGGCCTGGGGTCGGGGCTTTTGTTTCACCGGGCGGGCTTCCGACGATATATTGAGGCGATGTTGGGCCGCCTTTGGGTCCACGCCGGCTGCGTCGGATGGCGACCAGGCAAAAATATCGGCATTCTCTTGTAAGAGTCCGACTAGTTGCTCCCGCTCGCCCTGGGGCAGATCCGAACCGACCTTGATGGTTTGGTCGGGGCGGTCCTTTCTTAATGGTACGTCGTAGGTTGGGGCTGACGGCTCGGGGTGCAGACTTGGCCGCTTCATTTCTCTGGGATCGTCCAGGGGTGCTTCGGCCTTCGCCCTCTTGTGTAGAGAAACCGCTGTTAGGTAGCATTGCCTGGATTCCCGGGGACTTCCCCAAACTTCTCCCATTCCTACGTGGGTCGGGAATTTCACAGTCTGATGGTAGGTGGAAACCAGGGCTCTGCTTTTGTTGAGGGAGGGGcggccgaggatggcgttgtacgCTGTGGGCAGGTCCACTAACAGGAAGGTGGACATCACTGTTTTGGCCTTGGGCGGGGTTCCCAGAGTCAGAGGTAGTGTGACTGATCCCAATGGTGTGACCGAGTTGCCAGTGAACCCCGTGAGGTCCGAGCGGACAGGTTCCaaagcttctggaaggcgtcgagGAACAATATATCCGCCGAGCTTCCAGCGTCAATCATGATCCTTCTCACCTGGGCATTGGCGATTCTGGCCGTTATCACGAGTGCGTCATCGTGCTCTTGTCGCTCGGCGCCTTCCGGGGGAAATGCGACCCGGGGGTCGGGGGTTCCACGGGGGCCCTCGTTCCTGGCCCAGCGGGCGTAGGCTTTCCTTCCGGACATGCTGGGCCCCCTGTAATGACGCTGATCAGGCGCTCGGGGGGGTCGGTCAGGCAGGGCGGGGGGTCACTGCCTGTCTGTACGTGCGGGTCGAGACGCCCCTCGCGGCGGAGCTCATAGATTTGCCGCGAAAGCTCGCGGCATTCCTCAGTGTCATGTCCGTTTTGGCGGTGGAAGCGGTAGTATTTTGACCGGTCGGCCAGCTCTCGCGGATTGTTCATCGGGTAGGGGGTTTTGAGCAGTCCCCTTTCCCTGATCTGGAGAAAGATCTCTGTTCGCGATACGCCCGTCGGGAGCGGGCGGGATCGTAGCGGGGGAGGATCAGGCTGGTGGAGCTTGCGTCTGGGAGGGAGCTGTCCCTCAGCCGGCTCTGGTCTTTCCCTCTTGAATTCTTGTCGCTTTCCCCCCGTTCAGGCTTCGACTTCAACAAACTGGTTcgcgcgctggagcatctcggggactgAGGTAAGGGGTCGCTCGACGAGAGACCAGAAGAGTCGGGAGGGACGCAAGCCTGTCACGAACGCCTGCATTGACAGCGAAGGGTGAGCGTCCGGGAGTTCCCGGACCCTTGCCGCGAAGCGATTTACGTAaagggagaggggctcatcctcttTCTGGCTGAGTCCGAGGAGGAACGCcatggaaggcttcgggcgtgcgcaagctatgaagtggagctcgaagtccttggcgagctggtcgaatgagGCGATCATCGCAGTCTTCAAACCTCCGTACCATGCGAGGGCCGGTCCTCTCAACGTGGTGGGGAATGCCCTGCTCATTAGGGCGTCCGAAGTTCCGTATAACGCCATATGGGCCCGGAAGGCCGCCGTGTGGTCAGACGGGTCGGCGGAGCCGTCATAAGTGTCCAGGGGGGAAGTCGGAAGCCTGGGGGAATGGCATGCTCTAGTATCTTTGGAACAAACGGCGATCCCTGATGCTTGGCTTCCGCGGGCCCTCCTGGCGACCCGGCACGGATCTCCTTTTGCACATCGTCAAGCCGTTGGTTGACGAGGCGCAACTGAGCGCGCAGGGAATCCGCGGAGCTTGAGGATAGCGCCTCCGGCTCTATACGACCTGGGAAGAGCATCGCCTGTTCCCCGGGCTGAGATAGGGGCGGTCGAGGTGACGTGGGGGGCTCTCGGGGCGGGGTGGGAGCTCGATTGGGCGCCCCTTGTTGATACGACGGTTGGGGAACCAGGGGCCGCGATTAGCGAGAAACAAGGGGGACAATGGTTTGCACCATGTCGGTGAGTAGCTGGAGCTGGTGAGTGAGGTCGTGGAAGGCTTCGGACGAAACGGGCGACGGGTTGCCGGGGCCCCCTTCGGGGGGCAACAGGCCCGGGTCGTTGAAGAtccgccagtagcgctccgaaGCCGTAGCGGGACGTTCGTCCCGAGATTCTTGAAGCGGGGGGAGTTCCCTCGTTCCCTCGGTCGCGTATGACCCTCCAATCGTGAGTCCGACACGACCATCCCGATGATCCCGCGACATGCtgggggccctccttctagcgccaatatgTTAGTGCAAACacccttgagccgtggcctcggggccgacgcgcctTGGTCCGAATCACGTGGTCGGGGGATCTCTCGGTGGCGTGTCCTGCCGCGATCGGGAGCCCTCGGGGAAGGCGCCGTCGGCTGGCGGGGGCATCGTCTTGGCACCTGCACGAAGGTCGGGTCGGTAATTCGGCCCGacctctccgacgatcaagttagcaacgATGTGGAGAGGATTTTGGAAGAAGAGAGGCAGCAGTGTTCTCCTAGTCTTTTTTTGTCCCCCCTTGTTTGTTTGGAACTCGGGTGTATTTATAGGTGGGCCTGGGTGTTACCTGACGTCACTGTTTGTAGGGGCAGGTGAATACTTCACGTGGCGTCTGACACGACCattggggctgcgtgggaggccgagctgctgcagggtatggcgcgtCTCGGTCGACGTGTTCCCTAGCCTTGGCCGAGCCCAGAGGGCGAAGAGCCGGGCTCGTCGGCTGAGGGGTGGTGGCGTTGTTGTGACGGACGGGGTCCAGTcgaggcgttaatgcgcctgggtCGACGTCCCGGGGTTTCGTTGACCGGGGCGTGAGGCGTTGGTTCAGGGTGGCTGGCGTCATTCGCATCCTGTCGCCATTATTGCCGTCATCACTTTTGATTCGAGCTTTACCACGATCGTCGTCGGCGTTACCTTTGGCCCGCGACTCCGAGCAAAGACGGCCCCCGGAGGAGGCAATCGGGTCACAGTTTTTTGCTCTCGTGTCATCGGAGGCCATGAAGACGCGATGGGTTGGTGGAACGCCGCAGGGACCCGCCCACGCAAGCAGCCAACGGCTTTGGTCCCTAACGACGTCATATACACGAAGCACGGAACTGCGGCGGCAGGAGAGCGGCCCCGCTAGGGGACACGGTGGTGCAGCCGATGCGGTGTTCGGGGTCGAACACTGAAGCACCTTATTGTGGCCGAAGTTTCCGACACGGACGATATCCTTCGGTGGTAAAGGGAGGTGGTTGTCTGCGGGCTCCAAGTCTCGTGAGATGTGTGAAGCCCACGTGGCATGTCCAACCCCGGGCGGGTACCGTGGAAGAGC
Proteins encoded:
- the LOC135616430 gene encoding uncharacterized protein LOC135616430 codes for the protein MTVTVGEELSIYLAASQHAVSSVLIREAGEQLPVYYTSHVLNEPEERYPPIEKLALALVLAARKLRPYFQAHPIKLREFDIRYAPRTAIKAQVLADFIAELVHAEGQPPNELGGTWVLQVDGSSRSTGAGAGLVLSAPDGLTFERSLRFGFRATNNEAEYEALLAGLRLSREMQVNAIEVLTDSQLVFEQLNGGYEAREPTMAKYVAEVKNLASYFAHFTVSRVPRNQNDRADELAKLASKRPPGTALRIKELPSRSIPVSCVSAADTRATWVGDMLRYKRDGTLPTDEAAARRIRRNQAWYSEMNGRLYKRSFSHPLLQCLEPEEAATVLAEVHEGICGEHIAGRTLACKILRQGYYWPTMVQDAKPYVQKCGPCQRHARTPQLPAVPLSPISCAWPFAQWGLDLLDPFPPASGQRRYIVVAIDYFTRWPKAEPLATITE